In Oryzihumus leptocrescens, the following are encoded in one genomic region:
- a CDS encoding glycosyltransferase family 4 protein: MTIHLRTVPSRSARRRHTPDPTAAAWRPLRIVMIGQKGLPATFGGIEHHVEEVGRRLAERGHQVTVFCRSSYGAVRDAAYLGMELRSAPTVGTKHLDAIVHSASSTALGLLGGADIVHYHGMGPGLMSPVPHYLSHAKVVLTIHGLDHQRGKWGHAAQAVLGAGHWMSGHLPDRTVVVSRALENHYLEHFSHGCDYIPNGVVEPPDLPAQRIVDELGLTPGGYALFVGRLVPEKAPDQLLRAYRRVPGNLPLVVVGDSSFTDDYTGQVRDLAAQDPRVMLTGFAYGDLLAELYRHAAAFVQPSLLEGLPLTLLEAASHGTPVVASDIAPHLEVLGADAPGRRVFAAGDEAGLASALTTVLAAPRQERAAATGLRRQVLDTYRWDAAVDQLEQLYLEEVRVTPQTRRLRRRPAAALPGTTLGRTPW; encoded by the coding sequence TTGACCATCCACCTGAGGACCGTCCCGTCCCGATCCGCGCGTCGTCGGCACACCCCGGACCCGACGGCCGCCGCCTGGCGTCCGCTGCGGATCGTCATGATCGGCCAGAAGGGCCTGCCCGCGACCTTCGGCGGGATCGAGCACCACGTGGAGGAGGTCGGGCGCCGCCTTGCCGAGCGGGGTCACCAGGTCACCGTGTTCTGCCGTTCCTCCTACGGCGCGGTGAGGGACGCGGCATACCTGGGCATGGAGCTGCGGAGCGCGCCCACGGTCGGCACCAAGCACCTCGACGCCATCGTGCACAGCGCCTCCTCCACCGCGCTGGGGCTGCTCGGCGGCGCCGACATCGTGCACTACCACGGCATGGGCCCGGGCCTCATGAGCCCGGTGCCGCACTACCTCTCGCACGCCAAGGTGGTGCTGACGATCCACGGCCTGGACCACCAGCGGGGCAAGTGGGGCCATGCCGCCCAGGCCGTGCTCGGGGCCGGCCACTGGATGAGCGGTCACCTGCCGGACCGGACGGTGGTCGTGTCCAGGGCCCTGGAGAACCACTACCTCGAGCACTTCAGCCACGGCTGCGACTACATCCCCAACGGCGTCGTCGAGCCCCCGGACCTGCCGGCGCAGCGGATCGTCGACGAGCTCGGCCTGACCCCGGGCGGGTACGCGCTGTTCGTCGGGCGGCTGGTGCCGGAGAAGGCGCCGGACCAGCTGCTGCGGGCCTACCGGCGGGTGCCGGGCAACCTGCCCCTGGTCGTCGTGGGCGACTCCAGCTTCACCGACGACTACACCGGACAGGTGCGAGACCTCGCCGCGCAGGACCCCCGGGTCATGCTCACCGGCTTCGCGTACGGCGACCTGCTGGCCGAGCTGTACCGGCACGCCGCGGCGTTCGTGCAGCCCTCGCTCCTGGAGGGGCTGCCGCTGACCCTGCTGGAGGCCGCCTCCCACGGGACGCCCGTGGTGGCCAGCGACATCGCTCCCCACCTCGAGGTGCTGGGCGCCGACGCCCCGGGCCGACGGGTGTTCGCGGCTGGCGACGAGGCCGGCCTGGCTTCCGCACTGACCACCGTCCTCGCCGCGCCGCGGCAGGAGCGGGCTGCCGCCACGGGTCTGCGCCGTCAGGTGCTCGACACCTACCGCTGGGACGCGGCCGTGGACCAGCTCGAACAGCTCTACCTGGAGGAGGTCCGCGTGACCCCACAGACCCGCCGGCTGCGACGCCGGCCGGCCGCCGCCCTGCCGGGCACCACCCTCGGGAGGACGCCGTGGTGA
- a CDS encoding flippase, protein MSTTVNPSGAGTPAGAGGAHLKGMARGGGLNLVGAVCNQAALFGIMAALAHVLGSADVGRYAECFALLSLLGLVSLAGFRSALTRFVAIHLADDDASGLRGTVRLGLGTTVAGATVLGLGLAAVAPWVADYFHDPQMVTGIRLVALTLPAATFSDAALAATQGWRTQRPFTYIGRIYEPVVRLALTAAALALGAGLVGALWALVIGAWTAAALAAWSLYRRMRLAPQADPVYRIREITSFSMVSWLSALAATGLIWAGTVLLGNLRNAQEVGVFNVSTRLVMLAVFVMAPINAAFSPHIAHLHHTGQSAELARTYGSATSWIVRLSMPAFVLLVVFPGELLRVFGHGFRTGAAVTVILAAGQLVSAAAGPCGTVLTMSGRVWLNMVDNVGVLILDIALSLWLIPAYGAVGAAIAWSTALVVANLAKATQVRFTLGVAPSGAGIGKALLAGVPAVAAAMLVHRYVPGWLPTLVVGTVVVTVAYLAAVLLLGLSQDDRTMLSALLRGRGRIGRIVAGRTSTPGA, encoded by the coding sequence GTGTCCACCACCGTGAACCCCTCCGGCGCCGGCACTCCTGCCGGCGCCGGAGGCGCGCACCTCAAGGGCATGGCCCGCGGTGGTGGGCTCAACCTCGTCGGCGCGGTCTGCAACCAGGCCGCGCTGTTCGGGATCATGGCGGCGCTGGCCCACGTCCTGGGCAGCGCCGACGTCGGACGCTACGCGGAGTGCTTCGCGCTGCTGTCGCTGCTCGGCCTGGTCTCCCTCGCCGGGTTCCGCTCGGCCCTGACCCGGTTCGTGGCGATCCACCTCGCCGACGACGACGCCTCCGGCCTGCGGGGCACGGTCCGGCTCGGGCTGGGGACCACCGTCGCCGGGGCGACCGTCCTCGGCCTCGGCCTGGCCGCCGTCGCGCCGTGGGTGGCCGACTACTTCCACGACCCGCAGATGGTCACCGGCATCCGGCTGGTGGCCCTGACGCTGCCCGCGGCCACCTTCTCCGACGCCGCGCTCGCCGCCACCCAGGGCTGGCGCACGCAGCGTCCGTTCACCTACATCGGCCGGATCTACGAGCCGGTCGTCCGGTTGGCGCTCACCGCCGCCGCGCTCGCCCTCGGCGCCGGGCTGGTCGGGGCCTTGTGGGCGCTGGTCATCGGGGCCTGGACAGCAGCCGCGCTGGCCGCCTGGTCCCTCTACCGCCGGATGCGCCTCGCGCCGCAGGCCGACCCCGTCTACCGGATCCGCGAGATCACGAGCTTCTCCATGGTCAGCTGGCTCTCGGCGCTGGCCGCGACCGGGCTGATCTGGGCCGGCACGGTCCTGCTCGGCAACCTGCGCAACGCCCAGGAGGTCGGCGTCTTCAACGTCTCGACCCGCCTCGTGATGCTCGCCGTCTTCGTCATGGCGCCCATCAACGCCGCGTTCTCCCCGCACATCGCCCACCTGCACCACACCGGTCAGAGCGCCGAGCTCGCCCGGACCTACGGCAGCGCGACGAGCTGGATCGTGCGCCTGTCGATGCCGGCGTTCGTCCTGCTCGTGGTCTTCCCCGGCGAGCTGCTGCGCGTCTTCGGCCACGGCTTCCGCACCGGAGCCGCCGTCACGGTGATCCTGGCCGCGGGGCAGCTGGTCAGTGCCGCCGCCGGGCCGTGCGGCACCGTCCTGACCATGTCCGGGCGCGTGTGGCTCAACATGGTCGACAACGTCGGCGTCCTCATCCTCGACATCGCCCTGAGCCTGTGGCTCATCCCCGCCTACGGCGCCGTCGGCGCGGCCATCGCCTGGAGCACCGCGCTGGTCGTGGCCAACCTCGCCAAGGCCACGCAGGTGCGCTTCACCCTCGGGGTCGCGCCCTCCGGGGCCGGGATCGGCAAGGCCCTGCTGGCCGGCGTCCCGGCCGTCGCGGCCGCCATGCTCGTGCACCGCTACGTCCCCGGCTGGCTGCCCACCCTGGTCGTGGGCACCGTCGTGGTGACCGTGGCCTACCTGGCCGCAGTGCTGCTGCTCGGGCTGAGCCAGGACGACCGCACCATGCTCAGCGCCCTGCTGCGTGGACGCGGCCGGATCGGCCGCATCGTGGCCGGGCGCACCTCTACGCCAGGTGCATGA
- a CDS encoding Wzz/FepE/Etk N-terminal domain-containing protein — protein MEIADYLRVARRRLWVLLGVPILAAAITAALVLLTPTTYTGTATVSAPALVGGATSNQYTGSQAVNQFVAQFTATSQVPAVLDAVSRDTKVPRSTITDGLTVAQVGASSVMTMTFTSGDKAIVHPVLESLSRHTLATLFSTQVALAQGQLTSATTQLAQANAAIASWEKANSMVDPSLVYQTTLQRLNSLTQQWAQLSANGSSTGAAAISGAIAQVKAELPKFGPLLAQYQPLASTRDAAAAAVSSSQQNLSSARAQAEAADPTKVAYVSATNPVDRTSEMLSLVLPVTGAAVFVAIALVAMLELLSRARANRSEQENVSAGAGWPSREPYGARSPEPAGSSVSG, from the coding sequence ATGGAGATCGCGGACTACCTGCGCGTCGCCAGACGACGCCTGTGGGTGCTCCTCGGGGTGCCCATCCTGGCTGCGGCCATCACGGCGGCCCTCGTGCTGCTCACGCCGACGACCTACACGGGCACCGCGACCGTCTCGGCGCCCGCCCTCGTCGGCGGCGCGACGAGCAACCAGTACACAGGTTCGCAGGCGGTGAACCAGTTCGTCGCCCAGTTCACGGCCACCAGCCAGGTGCCGGCTGTGCTCGACGCGGTGAGCCGGGACACGAAGGTCCCGCGCAGCACCATCACCGACGGCCTCACCGTGGCCCAGGTCGGCGCCAGCAGCGTCATGACGATGACGTTCACCAGTGGCGACAAGGCCATCGTGCACCCGGTGCTCGAGTCCCTCAGCCGGCACACGCTCGCCACGTTGTTCTCAACCCAGGTGGCGCTCGCCCAGGGGCAGCTGACCTCGGCGACGACCCAGCTGGCGCAGGCCAACGCGGCGATCGCGTCGTGGGAGAAGGCAAACAGCATGGTCGACCCGAGCCTCGTCTACCAGACGACGCTTCAGCGGCTGAACAGCCTGACCCAGCAGTGGGCACAGCTGTCCGCCAACGGGTCCAGCACCGGCGCGGCGGCCATCAGCGGTGCCATCGCGCAGGTCAAGGCGGAGCTGCCGAAGTTCGGGCCGCTGCTGGCGCAGTACCAGCCGCTGGCTTCGACGCGTGACGCCGCTGCCGCTGCCGTGAGCTCCAGCCAGCAGAACCTGTCCAGCGCGCGCGCCCAGGCGGAGGCGGCGGACCCGACCAAGGTCGCCTACGTCAGCGCCACCAACCCGGTGGACCGGACCTCCGAGATGCTGAGCCTGGTGCTCCCCGTCACCGGTGCCGCGGTCTTCGTCGCGATCGCACTCGTGGCCATGCTCGAGCTGCTCAGCCGGGCCCGTGCCAACCGCAGCGAGCAGGAGAACGTGTCCGCCGGGGCCGGGTGGCCGTCGCGTGAGCCCTACGGGGCGCGCTCGCCGGAGCCGGCCGGATCGAGCGTCAGCGGCTGA
- a CDS encoding O-antigen ligase family protein yields the protein MTALVNRQPTAPTRTGRILTLIAAVVMAGAAAFSGMSTAGTDRRLVIVPLAAVLAGVLATLAFTRFAAFVLLILGVRASIDLFKLSGPSSGNTLTNTAAARALDPSTILAVLFLLAASLWLIAQFARDGHLRGSRLRTALVCFSLAGFVGLPGSSQPQASALEALRILSVVMMYVVLEQLITTPEMLRKVLTAAFAGLAFPLLYQTYTIASGHSASEVLGSFTRLTGPFAQANTFARYLAFMLVFGVAILPHVSRRLQLVLLPMLGLSGVYLVLTITRGALIAAVVGIVIVGVVQRSKVILGGVAVAVLAAAVVFPSVSSRFAELGTSATAGGGPTGNTLAWRINYWTEVLPLANKNPVTGIGLNVTQYSTDAAKQPHNDFIRAYVETGLLGLVTYIAALLAMVGNARRAISRSRPGTFERGVAAGALGCAWCFIITSLAANVMSNVVSLWYLITFTAAAAYVARPHNPFPTHDPALPSPARSGADQR from the coding sequence GTGACCGCTCTCGTGAACCGCCAGCCCACGGCCCCCACCCGCACGGGCAGGATCCTGACGCTGATCGCCGCCGTGGTCATGGCTGGCGCCGCGGCGTTCAGCGGCATGTCGACCGCCGGGACCGACCGGCGCCTGGTCATCGTGCCGCTGGCTGCCGTCCTGGCCGGGGTGCTCGCCACGCTGGCGTTCACCCGCTTCGCGGCGTTCGTCCTGCTGATCCTGGGCGTCCGCGCGAGCATCGACCTGTTCAAGCTCAGTGGCCCGTCGTCGGGCAACACGCTGACCAACACCGCCGCGGCTCGCGCGCTCGACCCCTCGACGATCCTCGCGGTGCTGTTCCTGCTCGCGGCATCGCTGTGGCTCATCGCGCAGTTCGCACGTGACGGCCACCTGCGTGGTTCCCGGCTGCGCACGGCGTTGGTCTGCTTCAGTCTCGCCGGGTTCGTCGGCCTGCCAGGCTCCTCGCAGCCGCAGGCCAGCGCCCTGGAGGCGCTTCGGATCCTGTCCGTGGTGATGATGTACGTCGTCCTCGAGCAGCTCATCACCACCCCGGAGATGCTGCGCAAGGTCCTCACGGCGGCCTTCGCAGGGCTCGCGTTCCCGCTGCTGTACCAGACGTACACGATCGCCAGCGGCCACTCGGCCTCGGAGGTCCTCGGCAGCTTCACCCGGCTCACCGGGCCGTTCGCCCAGGCCAACACCTTCGCCCGCTACCTCGCGTTCATGCTCGTCTTCGGGGTCGCGATCCTGCCCCACGTGTCGAGGCGACTTCAGCTGGTGCTGCTGCCGATGCTCGGCCTCTCCGGCGTCTACCTCGTCCTGACCATCACGCGTGGCGCGCTGATCGCCGCCGTCGTCGGGATCGTCATCGTCGGGGTCGTCCAGCGCAGCAAGGTGATCCTCGGCGGGGTCGCGGTCGCCGTGCTGGCAGCTGCCGTGGTGTTCCCGAGTGTGAGCAGCCGGTTCGCCGAGCTCGGCACGTCGGCCACGGCCGGCGGCGGCCCGACGGGCAACACGCTGGCGTGGCGGATCAACTACTGGACCGAGGTGCTGCCGCTGGCCAACAAGAACCCGGTGACCGGCATCGGCCTGAACGTCACGCAGTACTCCACCGACGCCGCCAAGCAACCGCACAACGACTTCATCCGGGCCTACGTGGAGACCGGCCTGCTCGGCCTGGTCACCTACATCGCTGCCCTTCTGGCCATGGTCGGCAACGCCCGACGGGCCATCTCCCGGTCAAGGCCGGGAACCTTCGAGCGGGGCGTGGCCGCTGGCGCCCTCGGCTGCGCCTGGTGCTTCATCATCACCAGCCTGGCAGCCAACGTCATGTCCAACGTGGTCAGCCTCTGGTACCTGATCACCTTCACCGCCGCCGCGGCCTACGTGGCACGGCCGCACAACCCCTTCCCCACCCACGACCCGGCGCTTCCTTCCCCAGCGCGCTCGGGTGCTGACCAGCGCTGA
- a CDS encoding sulfotransferase family protein → MSFRRTSADLLAPLRPALSRGARMRPGFLVVGTKRGGSTSAYHWISQHPKVAPCLTRKGTHYFDVNHGRGFAWYASGFEKPRPEWTITGEASPYYMFHPLAPERIARELPEARLIVVLRDPVTRAWSHYQYELARGDESLPFDVALAREAERLDGEEERMRRDQGYESFAHRHHSYLHRGHYAEQLEHLYDLFPTGQVLVLQSEAMFADPNGQLARVWDFLDLPQVRLDGLQPMKAGSYEAMPEGTAHLLADYFAPHNDKLYTMPGIDFRWEEAS, encoded by the coding sequence GTGAGCTTTCGACGCACCAGTGCCGACCTGCTCGCGCCCCTGCGGCCGGCGCTGTCCCGCGGGGCACGCATGCGGCCGGGGTTCCTCGTTGTGGGGACCAAGCGCGGCGGCTCCACGTCGGCGTACCACTGGATCAGCCAGCACCCCAAGGTGGCACCGTGCCTGACCCGCAAGGGGACGCACTACTTCGACGTCAACCACGGTCGCGGATTCGCCTGGTATGCCTCGGGGTTCGAGAAGCCGCGGCCGGAATGGACCATCACCGGCGAGGCGAGCCCGTACTACATGTTCCACCCCCTGGCTCCGGAGCGGATCGCCCGTGAGCTGCCAGAGGCGCGCCTCATTGTCGTGCTGCGCGACCCGGTGACCCGCGCCTGGTCGCACTACCAGTACGAGCTGGCCCGCGGCGACGAGAGCCTGCCGTTCGACGTCGCCCTCGCCCGCGAGGCCGAGCGCCTCGACGGCGAGGAGGAGCGCATGCGCCGCGACCAGGGCTACGAGAGCTTCGCCCACCGGCACCACAGCTACCTGCACCGCGGGCACTATGCCGAGCAGCTCGAGCACCTCTACGACCTGTTCCCCACCGGGCAGGTGCTGGTGCTGCAGAGCGAGGCGATGTTCGCCGACCCCAACGGCCAGCTGGCACGCGTCTGGGACTTCCTGGACCTGCCGCAGGTGCGGCTCGACGGCCTGCAGCCCATGAAGGCGGGCAGCTACGAGGCGATGCCGGAGGGCACCGCGCACCTGCTGGCGGACTACTTCGCCCCGCACAACGACAAGCTCTACACGATGCCCGGCATCGACTTCCGGTGGGAGGAGGCCTCGTGA
- a CDS encoding sulfotransferase family protein — protein MIEGERLVFIGGLHRSGTTPLADALAQHPDISGLSGTGAPHDEGQHLQPVYPRAKVYAGSGHFAHAPEAHLTESSPLVTPDNAARILAAWEPYWDLHRRLLVEKSPPNLIMGRFLQALYPGSALVMVVRHPVVVALCNKKWRRLVSRNIRRYSTLDGLVAHWVQAHRLLLEDTPHLQRLHLVRYEDLVERPEEELARIQAHLGLSTPFPTGTIRPSHSERYEQQWDAMRTGLTPGAFQRRLITRRHAADIAAFGYDVDDLGVRGDWPQTPASSPAVGS, from the coding sequence ATGATCGAGGGTGAGCGCCTGGTCTTCATCGGCGGGCTGCACCGCAGTGGCACAACGCCGCTCGCCGATGCCCTGGCCCAGCACCCGGACATCAGCGGCCTGTCGGGCACCGGCGCGCCGCACGACGAGGGGCAGCACCTGCAGCCGGTCTACCCGCGCGCCAAGGTGTATGCCGGGTCCGGGCACTTCGCGCACGCCCCCGAAGCGCACCTGACCGAGTCCTCGCCGCTGGTGACCCCGGACAACGCCGCGCGGATCCTCGCTGCCTGGGAGCCGTACTGGGACCTCCACCGCCGGCTGCTGGTGGAGAAGTCCCCGCCGAACCTCATCATGGGCCGGTTCCTGCAGGCCCTGTACCCGGGCTCGGCGCTGGTCATGGTGGTGCGCCACCCGGTCGTGGTCGCCCTGTGCAACAAGAAGTGGCGCCGGCTCGTCTCGCGCAACATCCGCCGCTACAGCACGCTGGACGGCCTGGTGGCCCACTGGGTGCAGGCTCACCGGCTGCTGCTGGAGGACACGCCCCACCTGCAGCGCCTGCACCTGGTCCGCTACGAGGACCTCGTCGAGCGCCCGGAGGAGGAGCTGGCCCGGATCCAGGCCCACCTCGGCCTGTCCACGCCGTTCCCCACCGGGACGATCCGACCCAGCCACAGCGAGCGCTACGAGCAGCAGTGGGACGCGATGCGCACGGGCCTGACCCCGGGGGCATTCCAGCGGCGGCTCATCACGCGACGCCACGCGGCCGACATCGCGGCGTTCGGCTACGACGTCGACGACCTCGGCGTGCGCGGTGACTGGCCCCAGACCCCGGCGAGCTCGCCGGCCGTGGGCTCGTAG
- a CDS encoding sulfotransferase family protein — MSELMARPIFVVGCQRSGTTMLRLMLDSHPHIACGPETRFLADLERVVGADWKRLSQYGFSQEEWLARIAAFFGGIQSDYAAAHGKVRWADKSPRYALSMDFITRVFPDAQVVHVIRDGRDVAVSHRKRFGYWSSVKSSVKWPRYIAAARAAGSRMPEGQYLELRYEDLVGDGEATLRRLFDFLGEPWDPAVLEFDKQRHDVPQRYHQQLNARRGMAGTTDAVYASRVGTYRRELDPFMRTLLWLTARPTLKELGYL, encoded by the coding sequence ATGAGTGAGCTGATGGCCCGCCCGATCTTCGTCGTCGGCTGCCAGCGCTCGGGAACGACGATGCTGCGGCTGATGCTGGACAGCCACCCGCACATCGCCTGCGGTCCCGAGACGCGCTTCCTCGCCGACCTGGAGCGCGTCGTCGGCGCCGACTGGAAGCGCCTGTCGCAGTACGGCTTCAGCCAGGAGGAGTGGCTGGCGCGCATCGCGGCGTTCTTCGGCGGGATCCAGAGCGACTACGCGGCCGCGCACGGCAAGGTCCGCTGGGCCGACAAGAGCCCGCGCTACGCCCTGTCGATGGACTTCATCACCCGCGTCTTCCCCGACGCCCAGGTGGTGCACGTCATCCGGGACGGGCGCGACGTCGCCGTCTCGCACCGCAAGCGCTTCGGCTACTGGTCGAGCGTGAAGTCGTCGGTGAAGTGGCCGCGCTACATCGCCGCGGCCCGGGCAGCCGGGTCGAGGATGCCCGAGGGGCAGTACCTCGAGCTGCGCTACGAGGACCTGGTCGGTGACGGCGAGGCCACCCTGCGCCGGCTGTTCGACTTCCTCGGCGAGCCGTGGGACCCGGCCGTGCTCGAGTTCGACAAGCAGCGTCACGACGTCCCGCAGCGCTACCACCAGCAGCTCAACGCGCGGCGCGGGATGGCCGGCACCACCGACGCGGTCTACGCCTCCCGGGTGGGCACCTACCGGCGCGAGCTCGACCCGTTCATGCGCACGCTGCTGTGGCTGACCGCCCGGCCCACTCTCAAGGAGCTCGGGTACCTCTGA
- a CDS encoding sulfotransferase family protein has protein sequence MSATRGATRREPGRAAYTAKRIARHVHWARTEGIGRLIEEDRLDPRERIGTAVSKWRWRGAHGVAPGMALPVYVVGLQRSGTNMLLRGLDAAPEVEVHNENDRRLFHRFRMRPDEVLLDVVARSRHRVVLVKPLCDSQRVDELLELPTGIPGRAVWVVRDVDDRARSEVSKFGDSNLAALRRIAAGEADGDWQAARLPAAAVELVRSFDMDAMTPDSGAALFWCVRNGLFFNLGLDARDDVLLLSYDDLVRDPEATMRQLCCFIDFPWRPDLSAHVERRVSHGSRRLAIDPRVRELCDAMTARLEQVLERQRAGADPAGKEQG, from the coding sequence GTGAGCGCCACCCGGGGCGCGACGCGCCGCGAGCCCGGCCGCGCGGCATACACCGCGAAGCGGATCGCCAGGCACGTGCACTGGGCGCGCACCGAGGGCATCGGGCGGCTCATCGAGGAGGACCGCCTCGACCCGCGCGAGCGGATCGGCACGGCGGTCTCGAAGTGGCGCTGGCGCGGCGCGCACGGGGTCGCCCCCGGGATGGCGCTGCCGGTCTACGTCGTCGGCCTGCAGCGCTCCGGCACCAACATGCTGCTGCGCGGCCTGGACGCCGCGCCCGAGGTCGAGGTGCACAACGAGAACGACCGGCGGCTCTTCCACCGCTTCCGCATGCGCCCCGACGAGGTGCTCCTCGACGTGGTCGCGCGCAGCCGCCACCGGGTGGTGCTGGTCAAGCCGCTGTGCGACTCCCAGCGGGTCGACGAGCTGCTCGAACTGCCCACAGGCATCCCGGGGCGGGCCGTCTGGGTCGTGCGTGACGTCGACGACCGGGCCCGCTCGGAGGTGTCGAAGTTCGGCGACTCCAACCTGGCGGCGTTGCGCCGCATCGCCGCCGGTGAGGCCGACGGCGACTGGCAGGCGGCCCGGCTGCCGGCCGCGGCGGTGGAGCTCGTGCGCTCCTTCGACATGGACGCCATGACGCCCGACTCCGGCGCGGCCCTGTTCTGGTGCGTGCGCAACGGCCTGTTCTTCAACCTCGGCCTCGACGCTCGCGACGACGTGCTGCTGCTGTCCTACGACGACCTGGTCCGTGACCCTGAGGCCACGATGCGGCAGCTGTGCTGCTTCATCGACTTCCCCTGGCGCCCGGACCTGTCCGCCCACGTCGAGCGCCGCGTCTCGCACGGCAGCCGTCGCCTGGCGATCGACCCGCGCGTCCGGGAGCTGTGCGACGCCATGACCGCCCGGCTGGAGCAGGTGCTGGAGCGCCAGCGTGCCGGGGCCGACCCGGCGGGGAAGGAGCAGGGATGA
- a CDS encoding glycosyltransferase family 4 protein, with protein MRILHVNKFLYRRGGAEGYMLDVAQLQREQGHEVAFFGMDHPDNDRPQRFGASFPAHVELEPPPPGVARLRAAGRMVWSTSASRGMREVVRQFRPDVVHCHNVYHQLSPSVLQPLRAAGVPCVMTLHDYKLACPSYQLLDHGRLCDACITGGLWQAARRRCKDDSLGASALLSLESWLHRTTGAWSAVDLFISPSQFLAGVMARAGVFPERMRVVNHFVDPGGPGPAEQPGRGLVFAGRLAPEKGVDTLIEAVARMRTPTTLTVAGDGPVRAALEEQAARVAPGRVQFVGRLDKAALQHVVRRSVASVVPSVWHENQPMTVLEAFALAVPVVCTDLGGLPELVRDGVDGAVVPAGDPAALARALDAVVAEPAAAHRMGVAARERMVVEFSPQVHLDRVAGVYEEARMRVQGRVGTGTGARR; from the coding sequence GTGCGGATCCTCCACGTCAACAAGTTCCTCTACCGTCGCGGCGGCGCGGAGGGCTACATGCTCGACGTCGCGCAGCTGCAGCGCGAGCAGGGGCACGAGGTGGCGTTCTTCGGCATGGACCACCCCGACAACGACCGGCCGCAGCGCTTCGGTGCGAGCTTCCCGGCGCACGTCGAGCTGGAGCCGCCACCGCCGGGGGTGGCGCGGCTGCGCGCGGCCGGGCGGATGGTCTGGTCGACCTCGGCGAGCCGGGGGATGCGTGAGGTGGTCCGGCAGTTCCGGCCGGACGTCGTCCACTGCCACAACGTCTACCACCAGCTCTCCCCGTCGGTGCTGCAGCCGCTGCGGGCGGCCGGCGTGCCCTGCGTGATGACGCTGCACGACTACAAGCTCGCCTGCCCGAGCTACCAGCTGCTCGACCACGGCCGACTGTGCGATGCCTGCATCACCGGCGGGCTGTGGCAGGCCGCGCGCCGGCGCTGCAAGGACGACTCGCTCGGTGCCAGCGCGCTGCTGTCGCTGGAGTCGTGGCTGCACCGCACCACCGGGGCGTGGTCGGCCGTCGACCTCTTCATCAGCCCGAGCCAGTTCCTGGCCGGGGTGATGGCGCGGGCGGGGGTCTTCCCCGAGCGGATGCGCGTGGTCAACCACTTCGTCGACCCCGGCGGCCCCGGGCCGGCGGAGCAGCCTGGGCGGGGGCTGGTCTTCGCCGGCCGGCTCGCCCCGGAGAAGGGCGTGGACACCCTCATCGAGGCGGTGGCACGGATGCGCACGCCCACCACCCTCACCGTGGCCGGGGACGGCCCGGTGCGGGCAGCGCTGGAGGAGCAGGCGGCGCGGGTCGCACCCGGCCGGGTGCAGTTCGTCGGGCGGCTGGACAAGGCGGCCCTGCAGCACGTCGTGCGCCGGTCGGTCGCCTCCGTCGTCCCCTCGGTCTGGCACGAGAACCAGCCGATGACGGTGCTCGAGGCGTTCGCCCTGGCGGTGCCCGTGGTGTGCACCGACCTGGGCGGCCTGCCCGAGCTGGTCCGCGACGGCGTCGACGGGGCGGTGGTGCCGGCCGGGGACCCTGCTGCCCTCGCGAGGGCGCTCGACGCGGTGGTGGCCGAGCCGGCCGCGGCGCACCGGATGGGGGTGGCCGCGCGCGAGCGGATGGTGGTCGAGTTCAGCCCGCAGGTTCACCTGGACCGGGTGGCGGGGGTCTACGAGGAGGCGCGGATGCGCGTGCAGGGACGGGTGGGGACCGGGACGGGGGCACGGCGATGA